A region from the Kineothrix sp. IPX-CK genome encodes:
- a CDS encoding ABC transporter permease — protein METKRKNVESLPVRFVKDIKRNYILYLLLLPGVLSLILFKLGPVGGMVIAFQNFSAFQGILGSKWVGLENFVRIFQDAYMLKLIKNTVILAVLSIVVVFPIPIIFSLFLNEVRVKFVKNSVQSLSFLPYFISSAVMVSILYTLLSPSYGLVNSIIKAFGGDAVYFMSKPEWFRPLYIFLQIWQTFGYSAVIYLAAMTSIDPALYEAAEADGANRWQKMFHITLPSISTSIITMLIISIGNVFTVDLDRILLMYNQSVYETADVIQTYVYRIAFQSTGFPDYSYGTAVNLVKSVIAFALVIIANKLAKKYSETRLF, from the coding sequence GTGGAAACGAAAAGAAAAAATGTGGAGAGCCTTCCGGTGAGGTTCGTAAAAGATATTAAGAGAAATTATATACTTTATCTGTTGCTGCTGCCCGGTGTATTAAGCCTGATTCTGTTTAAGCTGGGTCCTGTGGGGGGCATGGTGATTGCGTTTCAGAATTTTAGCGCATTTCAGGGAATCCTGGGAAGCAAATGGGTAGGGTTAGAAAATTTTGTGCGGATTTTTCAGGATGCGTATATGCTGAAATTAATAAAAAATACGGTAATTCTTGCTGTGTTGTCCATCGTGGTGGTGTTTCCGATTCCCATTATCTTTTCGCTGTTCTTAAATGAAGTGAGAGTAAAATTTGTGAAGAATTCGGTGCAGTCCCTCAGTTTTCTTCCGTATTTTATTTCTTCGGCCGTTATGGTCAGTATCCTGTACACCTTGCTCTCGCCCTCGTATGGATTGGTAAATAGTATTATAAAAGCCTTTGGAGGAGACGCGGTTTATTTTATGTCGAAACCTGAATGGTTCAGACCGTTGTATATTTTTCTTCAAATATGGCAGACGTTCGGTTATTCGGCCGTTATCTATCTTGCGGCAATGACTTCGATCGATCCTGCACTTTATGAGGCAGCAGAAGCAGACGGCGCCAACCGCTGGCAGAAGATGTTTCATATTACCCTGCCGTCAATTTCTACCTCGATCATAACTATGCTGATTATCAGCATCGGTAATGTATTTACTGTTGATCTGGACCGGATTCTGCTTATGTACAATCAGAGCGTATATGAAACGGCGGATGTGATACAGACTTACGTATACAGGATAGCTTTCCAATCAACGGGATTTCCGGATTATAGTTATGGTACTGCGGTAAATCTCGTGAAATCGGTAATTGCCTTTGCACTGGTTATTATTGCGAACAAATTGGCAAAGAAATATTCCGAAACCAGGCTGTTCTAA
- the gtfA gene encoding sucrose phosphorylase: MILDNKVMLITYADSLGKNIKELEQVLDTWYKDAIGGVHILPFFPSSADRGFAPMRYDKVDEAFGDFGDIARLGEKYYLMFDFMVNHISKSSEYFKDFEEKKEESEYKDFFIRYDEFWENGEPTEEQVELIYKRKPRAPYIDVFFADGTTEKVWCTFCEEQVDLNITKEKTKNFIKDTLVDMAGKGAAMIRLDAFAYAVKKADTNCFFVEPDIWELLHEIEDVLKPYKVEILPEIHEHYSIQMKIAEQGFWIYDFALPVLVLHALYNGEGRYLKKWLEMSPKKQFTTLDTHDGIGIVDVKDLLPDEEIAKVKEQMFSKGANVKKIYNTAAYNNLDIYQVNTTYYSALGNDKDAYLLARAIQFFAPGIPQIYYVGMLAGENDIGLMEETKNGRDINRHYYSADEIKEEMKRDVVIKLRELMELRNRHPAFALEADLQIHLPETHKLVITRTFGNENISLHADLALHCFSITEGGNVVVYPGK, encoded by the coding sequence GTGATTTTGGACAACAAGGTTATGTTAATAACATATGCGGACAGTCTTGGAAAAAACATAAAGGAACTGGAACAGGTCTTGGATACATGGTACAAAGATGCGATAGGCGGAGTTCATATTCTTCCCTTTTTTCCATCTTCGGCGGACAGGGGTTTTGCACCTATGCGTTATGACAAGGTTGACGAAGCGTTTGGAGATTTCGGTGACATTGCCAGGCTGGGAGAAAAGTATTATCTGATGTTCGATTTTATGGTAAATCATATTTCGAAAAGTTCCGAGTATTTTAAAGACTTCGAGGAAAAAAAAGAAGAATCTGAATATAAAGATTTTTTTATCAGGTATGATGAATTCTGGGAAAATGGAGAGCCCACGGAAGAACAGGTGGAGCTTATTTATAAGAGGAAGCCGAGAGCGCCGTATATCGATGTGTTTTTTGCGGATGGAACCACGGAAAAGGTCTGGTGTACCTTTTGCGAAGAACAGGTGGACTTGAACATTACGAAAGAAAAAACAAAGAACTTTATAAAGGATACTCTTGTTGATATGGCTGGTAAAGGTGCTGCTATGATTCGTCTGGATGCATTTGCCTATGCAGTCAAAAAAGCTGACACTAACTGCTTCTTTGTGGAACCGGATATATGGGAGCTGCTGCATGAAATAGAAGATGTTCTGAAGCCCTATAAGGTGGAGATACTTCCGGAAATCCACGAGCATTATAGTATTCAGATGAAGATTGCAGAACAGGGATTCTGGATTTATGATTTTGCGCTTCCCGTATTGGTGCTTCATGCATTATATAACGGCGAGGGCAGATATTTAAAAAAATGGCTGGAAATGAGCCCCAAAAAGCAATTTACAACATTGGATACCCATGATGGTATAGGAATCGTGGATGTAAAGGATCTGCTGCCGGATGAAGAAATTGCCAAAGTCAAGGAGCAGATGTTTTCTAAAGGTGCCAATGTGAAAAAGATATACAATACGGCAGCATATAATAATCTCGATATATACCAGGTAAACACGACTTATTATTCTGCTCTTGGTAATGACAAAGATGCTTACCTTCTGGCGAGGGCGATCCAGTTTTTTGCACCGGGCATTCCGCAGATATACTATGTGGGAATGCTGGCAGGAGAAAACGATATCGGGCTTATGGAAGAAACGAAAAACGGACGGGATATTAACAGGCATTACTATTCGGCAGATGAAATAAAAGAAGAAATGAAAAGGGATGTAGTCATAAAGCTGAGGGAATTAATGGAGCTTCGAAACAGACATCCGGCATTTGCCTTGGAAGCAGACTTGCAAATACATCTCCCGGAAACTCATAAGCTGGTTATCACAAGAACATTCGGAAATGAAAATATCTCCCTGCATGCGGATCTGGCATTACATTGCTTCTCCATTACGGAAGGCGGGAACGTAGTAGTTTATCCCGGAAAATAA
- a CDS encoding sialidase family protein, translated as MSREYIELNVLEENGALYHNNLLDTVEALIPNPYASCHAADLLELENGDILCCWFAGSDEGNADISIVLSRLKNGESKWSVPVMISDDPSRSEQNPSLFLTPEGEIWVMYTAQVSRTEDMSPNFNLQYTAEIRCKKSMDNGYTWGPTETMFSREGSFCRQKIQILSNGRWIFGNWICFSDETRNGSDITVVQISDDRGKSWRTVEIPDSAGRVHANIIEKEAGRLVAIFRSRFADNIYISTSEDYGDSWTIPVRTELPNNNSSISAIKLESGAIGLVYNPVRYNDEIGKTVWPFQRSPIALAISEDGGVTWPYRRTIEPGEGFTGAWNDINNRRYEYPVMMQGKDGLIHVAYSWGTRRCVKYAAVTEDWIRGKEMLTGAEGNPAWVCQRF; from the coding sequence ATGAGCAGAGAATATATAGAATTAAATGTATTAGAAGAAAATGGAGCTTTATATCATAATAATTTACTGGATACGGTGGAAGCATTGATTCCCAATCCCTATGCGAGCTGCCATGCGGCAGACCTTTTGGAGCTTGAGAACGGAGATATTCTCTGTTGCTGGTTTGCGGGGTCGGATGAAGGGAATGCGGATATCAGCATCGTATTATCAAGGCTAAAGAATGGGGAAAGCAAGTGGTCGGTGCCTGTGATGATATCGGACGATCCTAGCCGTTCGGAGCAGAATCCGTCATTATTTCTGACACCCGAAGGGGAGATATGGGTAATGTATACCGCTCAGGTATCGCGCACTGAGGATATGAGCCCTAATTTTAATTTACAGTATACGGCGGAGATTCGCTGTAAAAAATCCATGGATAACGGCTATACATGGGGACCGACAGAGACCATGTTTTCCAGAGAAGGCTCTTTTTGCAGGCAGAAGATCCAAATATTGTCCAATGGAAGATGGATATTCGGCAACTGGATATGCTTTTCGGATGAGACCCGTAACGGCAGCGATATTACGGTAGTACAAATATCCGATGACCGGGGAAAGAGCTGGAGAACGGTAGAAATACCGGACAGTGCAGGCCGGGTGCATGCGAATATTATAGAGAAGGAAGCCGGGCGGCTGGTAGCTATTTTCCGCAGCCGGTTTGCGGATAACATCTATATATCTACATCGGAGGACTATGGAGATAGCTGGACAATACCTGTACGTACAGAGCTTCCGAACAACAACTCAAGCATTTCCGCCATCAAGCTGGAGAGCGGAGCGATTGGCCTTGTATACAATCCGGTCAGGTATAATGATGAGATTGGCAAGACAGTATGGCCCTTTCAAAGGAGCCCGATCGCTCTTGCGATATCGGAGGACGGAGGAGTAACGTGGCCGTACCGCAGAACGATAGAGCCCGGAGAAGGCTTTACCGGCGCATGGAACGATATCAATAATCGTCGTTATGAATATCCGGTAATGATGCAGGGAAAAGACGGATTGATCCATGTGGCATATAGCTGGGGAACGAGAAGGTGCGTGAAATATGCGGCGGTAACCGAAGACTGGATACGGGGAAAAGAGATGTTGACCGGTGCAGAAGGTAATCCGGCATGGGTCTGCCAAAGATTTTAA
- a CDS encoding carbohydrate ABC transporter permease, producing MNKNKKQIKSFDIVNNAVLLFVAALCVYPFLYIFFVACSDGTFLSRGQVTFLPKGFNLEAFKYIFTNKKLNVFTGLKNSFIYTFLGTLCSVVFTYFTAYALSRPRVKGRNFIMSLFVITWVFEAGIIPQYIIYSGLGFVDNPLVMILPGAINTQFLIICKTFLEGLPGELEEAAFMDGANDFKILSQIFIPLSKPIVATIAMFYAVSIWNQYLNPQIYLKSESLKTIQQVLKQIVITEGTAGTTFRNTVQNGITLNQQNLKAAAVFVAMVPIVCVYPFVQKYFKKGILIGAVKG from the coding sequence ATGAATAAGAATAAAAAGCAAATAAAATCCTTTGACATTGTAAATAATGCGGTATTGCTGTTTGTGGCGGCATTGTGTGTATATCCTTTTTTGTACATTTTCTTTGTGGCCTGCAGTGACGGTACTTTTTTGTCCAGAGGACAGGTTACCTTTCTGCCGAAAGGATTTAATCTGGAAGCTTTTAAATATATTTTTACGAATAAAAAATTAAATGTTTTCACAGGACTCAAGAATTCATTTATTTATACGTTTTTGGGGACACTTTGTTCCGTTGTCTTTACTTATTTTACTGCATATGCCCTCTCAAGACCGAGGGTGAAGGGCAGAAACTTTATTATGAGTTTATTTGTCATAACGTGGGTATTTGAGGCTGGTATCATACCTCAGTATATTATTTACAGCGGCCTGGGCTTTGTGGATAATCCGCTGGTCATGATCCTTCCCGGCGCTATCAATACTCAGTTCCTGATCATCTGCAAGACCTTTTTGGAGGGACTGCCGGGAGAGCTGGAAGAGGCGGCCTTTATGGATGGGGCTAATGATTTTAAGATATTGTCCCAGATATTTATTCCTCTGTCGAAGCCTATCGTGGCTACTATTGCGATGTTTTATGCTGTTTCTATATGGAACCAGTATTTGAATCCACAGATATATTTGAAATCGGAAAGCCTAAAGACGATTCAGCAGGTGCTTAAGCAAATCGTTATTACAGAAGGAACTGCCGGAACGACGTTTAGAAATACGGTGCAAAACGGTATAACCTTGAATCAGCAGAACTTGAAAGCTGCTGCGGTATTTGTAGCAATGGTACCGATTGTATGCGTGTATCCGTTTGTTCAGAAGTATTTTAAGAAGGGCATCCTGATAGGCGCAGTAAAGGGATGA